One Triticum dicoccoides isolate Atlit2015 ecotype Zavitan chromosome 5B, WEW_v2.0, whole genome shotgun sequence genomic window carries:
- the LOC119311235 gene encoding uncharacterized protein LOC119311235 yields MAGEMAMEKRRRRHIPPAVASSSSTPASSGHTPSPPPDLLPDIARRLTSLEDFFSLRASCRDYRALLPASRPHLASQAPLLLVSLYPSFAEALFHPRLRCLHRFRLPWGHHLPPSRLTLLYAHGFLVTATTAAAQYPPRLLLLHLFTGDQQRLPRVPTPFSRAILSADLLVVLFLPGRSTVQHCRPGDALWRVATADAPHVFDDLIFVDATLYALVGLRLATLELSESSLELSFLGGEHDEENRPVGERFMLGECDGEVLLISEEQAETVVYRVFRWVPGEGKWVMITSLGGRTLFLGFHGFAACIGPGFPGIRGDCIYAAGRRLGEWYEYSLVNGTCDVCYAEYAGAPPLNSDSPLRPPVWVFPSLMPA; encoded by the coding sequence ATGGCAGGAGAAATGGCGATGGAGAAGCGTCGGCGTCGCCACATACCACCGGCGGTCGCCTCCTCCTCTTCGACCCCCGCCTCCTCCGGCCACACGCCGTCCCCTCCGCCGGACCTCCTCCCGGACATCGCCCGTCGCCTCACCTCCCTGGAGGACTTCTTCTCCCTCCGCGCCTCCTGCCGCGACTACCGCGCGCTCCTCCCGGCGTCCCGCCCCCACCTCGCCTCCCAGGCCCCGCTCCTCCTCGTCTCCCTCTACCCCTCCTTCGCCGAGGCGCTCTTCCACCCCCGCCTCCGCTGCCTCCACCGCTTCCGCCTCCCCTGGGGCCACCACCTACCGCCCTCCCGCCTCACCCTCCTCTACGCCCACGGCTTCCTCGTCACCGCCACCACCGCGGCCGCCCAGTACCCCCCcaggctcctcctcctccacctcttcaCCGGCGACCAGCAGCGCCTCCCCAGGGTCCCCACCCCCTTCTCCCGGGCCATCCTCTCTGCCGACCTCCTCGTCGTGCTCTTCCTGCCCGGCAGGTCCACCGTCCAGCACTGCCGCCCCGGGGATGCGCTCTGGCGTGTGGCCACCGCCGATGCGCCCCACGTGTTCGACGATTTGATCTTCGTTGACGCCACCCTCTACGCCCTGGTTGGCCTCCGTCTTGCCACGCTGGAGCTGTCCGAAAGTTCGCTGGAGTTGTCATTCCTTGGAGGAGAGCATGATGAGGAGAACCGGCCGGTGGGGGAGCGGTTCATGCTCGGGGAGTGCGACGGCGAGGTGTTGCTCATCAGCGAGGAACAGGCAGAGACGGTTGTGTACCGTGTTTTCCGGTGGGTGCCCGGGGAGGGAAAATGGGTGATGATAACAAGCTTGGGTGGGCGAACATTGTTTCTTGGGTTCCACGGATTCGCGGCTTGCATCGGCCCAGGTTTCCCTGGGATTCGAGGTGATTGCATATATGCAGCTGGGCGACGCTTGGGCGAATGGTACGAGTATTCCTTGGTTAATGGAACTTGTGATGTCTGCTATGCTGAATATGCGGGCGCACCACCCCTGAACAGCGATTCACCTCTCAGACCTCCGGTTTGGGTCTTTCCCAGCTTGATGCCAGCCTGA
- the LOC119311236 gene encoding uncharacterized protein LOC119311236 codes for MPHAALLRPLIPPPLVPARPLAARCRHLRGVRGRCAPGEGAGEGAPGAEWLSSAVGEKVDELLRREENRALLDGVEAAERRVELARAKLADIERQEAAARLATEEVRRLERRRDEIAESQRELLQAREMIDEAQRTLTSSLEDRSFWNTSGGADIDKDSERLESAKAAAISSIIGVLASLPISSYEVHSLPQLFFRSSVVLISCALFGVTFRYAVRRDLDNIQLKTGAAAAFAVVRGLALLESGRPFELSTDALKSLALDGAVSVVGSIFIFLSSAIALDYCFKMRFLSPLPARKQ; via the exons ATGCCGCACGCCGCGCTCCTCCGCCCGCTCATCCCGCCGCCTCTCGTCCCCGCGAGGCCGCTCGCCGCGCGATGCCGCCACCTTCGCGGCGTCCGCGGGAGGTGCGCccccggcgagggcgcgggcgaagGCGCCCCCGGCGCGGAGTGGCTGAGCTCGGCGGTCGGGGAGAAGgtggacgagctgctgcggcgcgAGGAGAACCGGGCGCTGCTGGACGGGGTCGAGGCCGCTGAGCGCCGCGTGGAGCTCGCCCGCGCCAAGCTCGCGGACATCGAGCGCCAggaggccgccgcccgcctcgccaccgaGGAGGTCCGCCGCCTCGAGAGGCGCCGGGACGAG ATTGCAGAGTCACAGCGGGAATTGCTACAGGCAAGAGAAATGATTGATGAAGCACAGCGTACCTTGACTTCTAGCCTTGAGGATCGAAGCTTTTGGAATACGTCAGGTGGAGCAGATATCGATAAAGATAGTGAGAGGCTTGAATCTGCAAAAGCTGCAGCAATTTCCTCTATAATCGGTGTTCTGGCTAGTTTGCCCATATCTTCCTATGAAGTCCACAGTTTGCCCCAACTGTTTTTTCGATCATcggttgttctcataagttgtgcaTTGTTTGGAGTCACATTCCGGTATGCCGTTAGAAGAGATCTGGATAATATCCAGCTTAAAACGGGAGCTGCTGCCGCATTCGCTGTTGTTAGAG GTCTTGCGTTGTTGGAATCTGGGAGGCCCTTTGAGTTGAGCACTGACGCCTTAAAGTCACTTGCTCTTGATGGTGCAGTTAGTGTTGTTGGGAGCATTTTTATATTTCTGTCTTCTGCTATTGCACTGGACTATTGTTTTAAGATGAGATTTTTGAGCCCACTCCCTGCAAGGAAACAATAG
- the LOC119311237 gene encoding uncharacterized protein LOC119311237 isoform X2, with protein sequence MALKVFNWLNRKMHSNAEYCTIDDNKAMEKEDSVHGSVAEQDTEALLLRDVLLNGILAIGTLGHNVNSLCPEARHEQDEFIVMDEEKVDQEKCEEEKCEDKEEAFATAPSAPEPATEPAKMHSSSMKEYNFTCSVKEEILMCEVEVEDVAKIQEQPLLMVEKVEKVRTTLADLFAAEAFSPSDTGKESHQKTVIIAGASTSKPTLCMEKTHKKKPIKPMPDPLKATRKLSRVVKKMLGKKIHPEQLSGRCNAEEPPLLGA encoded by the exons ATGGCCCTAAAG GTGTTCAATTGGCTGAATCGGAAGATGCATTCCAATGCGGAGTACTGCACCATTGATGATAATAAGG CCATGGAGAAGGAAGACTCTGTGCACGGGAGTGTGGCTGAGCAAGACACTGAAGCCCTGCTGCTCCGTGATGTGCTTCTTAATGGCATACTTGCGATTGGCACGCTTGGCCACAACGTGAACTCCCTTTGCCCTGAGGCCCGCCATGAACAAGATGAGTTCATCGTCATGGATGAAGAAAAGGTGGACCAAGAAAAGTGCGAAGAGGAAAAGTGTGAGGACAAAGAAGAGGCATTCGCTACAGCACCAAGTGCACCAGAACCTGCTACTGAACCTGCCAAGATGCATTCATCGTCGATGAAAGAATACAACTTCACGTGTTCTGTAAAGGAAGAAATCCTGATGTGTGAAGTTGAAGTGGAGGATGTCGCTAAAATCCAGGAACAACCACTTCTGATGGTAGAGAAGGTGGAAAAAGTGAGAACTACACTTGCTGATCTATTTGCAGCCGAAGCATTCTCACCAAGCGATACAGGGAAGGAGAGTCACCAGAAGACTGTCATTATTGCTGGGGCATCCACTTCAAAACCTACATTGTGCATGGAAAAGACACATAAAAAGAAGCCAATAAAGCCAATGCCAGATCCTCTGAAGGCTACGAGAAAATTAAGTCGA GTCGTGAAGAAGATGCTGGGGAAGAAGATCCACCCAGAGCAGCTCAGTGGACGTTGTAATGCAGAGGAACCTCCTCTGCTTGGTGCGTAG
- the LOC119311237 gene encoding uncharacterized protein LOC119311237 isoform X1: MLLMTYVFLWHHQVFNWLNRKMHSNAEYCTIDDNKAMEKEDSVHGSVAEQDTEALLLRDVLLNGILAIGTLGHNVNSLCPEARHEQDEFIVMDEEKVDQEKCEEEKCEDKEEAFATAPSAPEPATEPAKMHSSSMKEYNFTCSVKEEILMCEVEVEDVAKIQEQPLLMVEKVEKVRTTLADLFAAEAFSPSDTGKESHQKTVIIAGASTSKPTLCMEKTHKKKPIKPMPDPLKATRKLSRVVKKMLGKKIHPEQLSGRCNAEEPPLLGA, translated from the exons ATGTTGCTAATGACCTATGTATTCTTATGGCATCACCAGGTGTTCAATTGGCTGAATCGGAAGATGCATTCCAATGCGGAGTACTGCACCATTGATGATAATAAGG CCATGGAGAAGGAAGACTCTGTGCACGGGAGTGTGGCTGAGCAAGACACTGAAGCCCTGCTGCTCCGTGATGTGCTTCTTAATGGCATACTTGCGATTGGCACGCTTGGCCACAACGTGAACTCCCTTTGCCCTGAGGCCCGCCATGAACAAGATGAGTTCATCGTCATGGATGAAGAAAAGGTGGACCAAGAAAAGTGCGAAGAGGAAAAGTGTGAGGACAAAGAAGAGGCATTCGCTACAGCACCAAGTGCACCAGAACCTGCTACTGAACCTGCCAAGATGCATTCATCGTCGATGAAAGAATACAACTTCACGTGTTCTGTAAAGGAAGAAATCCTGATGTGTGAAGTTGAAGTGGAGGATGTCGCTAAAATCCAGGAACAACCACTTCTGATGGTAGAGAAGGTGGAAAAAGTGAGAACTACACTTGCTGATCTATTTGCAGCCGAAGCATTCTCACCAAGCGATACAGGGAAGGAGAGTCACCAGAAGACTGTCATTATTGCTGGGGCATCCACTTCAAAACCTACATTGTGCATGGAAAAGACACATAAAAAGAAGCCAATAAAGCCAATGCCAGATCCTCTGAAGGCTACGAGAAAATTAAGTCGA GTCGTGAAGAAGATGCTGGGGAAGAAGATCCACCCAGAGCAGCTCAGTGGACGTTGTAATGCAGAGGAACCTCCTCTGCTTGGTGCGTAG
- the LOC119311237 gene encoding uncharacterized protein LOC119311237 isoform X3, which translates to MHSNAEYCTIDDNKAMEKEDSVHGSVAEQDTEALLLRDVLLNGILAIGTLGHNVNSLCPEARHEQDEFIVMDEEKVDQEKCEEEKCEDKEEAFATAPSAPEPATEPAKMHSSSMKEYNFTCSVKEEILMCEVEVEDVAKIQEQPLLMVEKVEKVRTTLADLFAAEAFSPSDTGKESHQKTVIIAGASTSKPTLCMEKTHKKKPIKPMPDPLKATRKLSRVVKKMLGKKIHPEQLSGRCNAEEPPLLGA; encoded by the exons ATGCATTCCAATGCGGAGTACTGCACCATTGATGATAATAAGG CCATGGAGAAGGAAGACTCTGTGCACGGGAGTGTGGCTGAGCAAGACACTGAAGCCCTGCTGCTCCGTGATGTGCTTCTTAATGGCATACTTGCGATTGGCACGCTTGGCCACAACGTGAACTCCCTTTGCCCTGAGGCCCGCCATGAACAAGATGAGTTCATCGTCATGGATGAAGAAAAGGTGGACCAAGAAAAGTGCGAAGAGGAAAAGTGTGAGGACAAAGAAGAGGCATTCGCTACAGCACCAAGTGCACCAGAACCTGCTACTGAACCTGCCAAGATGCATTCATCGTCGATGAAAGAATACAACTTCACGTGTTCTGTAAAGGAAGAAATCCTGATGTGTGAAGTTGAAGTGGAGGATGTCGCTAAAATCCAGGAACAACCACTTCTGATGGTAGAGAAGGTGGAAAAAGTGAGAACTACACTTGCTGATCTATTTGCAGCCGAAGCATTCTCACCAAGCGATACAGGGAAGGAGAGTCACCAGAAGACTGTCATTATTGCTGGGGCATCCACTTCAAAACCTACATTGTGCATGGAAAAGACACATAAAAAGAAGCCAATAAAGCCAATGCCAGATCCTCTGAAGGCTACGAGAAAATTAAGTCGA GTCGTGAAGAAGATGCTGGGGAAGAAGATCCACCCAGAGCAGCTCAGTGGACGTTGTAATGCAGAGGAACCTCCTCTGCTTGGTGCGTAG